The Pyxidicoccus sp. MSG2 DNA segment TGCAGCTCCACGAGCTGCGCGCGGGCGGTGGGGATGAGCTGGTCGGCGGTGGGGTGGTCCTTCACCAGCTCGGCCATCACCTGCTCGGGCGTCTTCTTCGGGTCCACCTTCGCGGCCTCGCGGGCGACCCAGGCCTTGTACTCGCGGATGGAGCGCTCGTTGATGTCGCGGAGCTGGTCCGCGCTCAGCGTCACGTGCTCCTCCAGCGCGAGCTTCTTCTCGAAGCGCTCGCGGCCCAGGCGGAAGTCGCCGTCCGCGCGGGGCAGCACCTCCTGCTCCAGCCAGGTGGCGAAGGACTCCAGGTGTTGCGCGGCCTCCTCGCGGGCGGCGGTGAAGGCCTCGCGCTCGGAGGCGTCCACCCGGGCGAAGCCCTGGGCCTCCATCGCCCGGGGCAGGTCCCCGCGCAGGTAGGACGCGATGCCCCGGGCATCGCGGTGGGAGAGCCGGGCCCACAGCTTCGGCACGCCACGGAGGTTGGCCTTCGCCGCACCGAGCACGGCGGGGATGTGCGCCATGCGCGAGCGCAGGGAGTGCATCCGCTCGGCGACGGGGGCGAACTCGCGGGAGGAGAGGTTGGACAGGCTGCTGGCGATGAGGCCCACGTAGAAGCCGGGGTTGTTCTCCCAGGGACGCTGCTCCTCCAGTTCCGCGAGGTCCGCGCGGATGGCGTACTCCAGCACGCGCACGTCGACGGCGGAGTCTCCGGCGAGGGCGGCGCGGTCCAATGCGTCCAGTCGCGTGAGCCAGTCCTGGAGGGCCTTCGACTTGCGTGCCAGCGCGGCGGCGGAGACGTCCGGGAGGCGGGCGTCGTGCTGGTGGAAGCCGAGCGACGTGGCGCGCGTGGGGTTCGCCTCGAGGTACCAGTCGAGGTACTCGCGGGCGAGGCGGGTGTACGCGGCCTCGGCCGCGGACGAGGAAGCGGTGGACATGGCGGAGGTCTCCGGCACGGTTCGCGAGCGTGGGGCGCAGGCGGACACACAGGCCAGCAGGACGAGGGCGGAGCGCAAGAGCATGGGGGCTCGAAGCATGGCGGGGCCCTCAGTGTCGGCGCTCGGGAGCGATTCGGGAAGGGCGAACGGCGCTCAGAGGGAGTGGGCGTCTCGTGCCGCCGGAGTGGCGCACAGCACGGCGACGAGCGTCTCCTCACCCACGTCGAGGCCCACGTACCCCGGGTAGCGGCGCGGTTGCATCTGCGGGTGCGTGCCCAGGTCCAGGGTGGAGGGGACGTCGTCGCGCGAGAAGCCCGCGCGGGCGAGCCTGCGCCACCAGCCGCGCACGTGCTCGAACCGCTTCGAGCGGGAGTCGTCGGAGTCGTCGATGACGGCCTCGAGCTCGCGCACGAGGAAGCGCCGGATGGCGTCCCGGTCCTCCTGGGGGAGCGAGAGGCGGTCCATCAGCTGGAACGTGAGGCCGAAGTAGCGCCAGCCCTGACGGAAGCGCAGCTCCGGGTCCGAGGTGGAGACGTCCAGGCTGGGCTCGGTGAGCACGAGGGCCTTGGGCTCCAGCATGCGCAGCCGGCGCAGCACGCCGTCCCGGGCCTCCTCGCCGGCCGCCTTCCCGCGGACATGGTGCAGCGCGAAGGCCGAGTGCACGAGCAGCGTCCCGGGCATCGCCGCCACGAGGGGCCAGAAGGACGGGTCCAGCTCCTCCACGAGCGAGTGGAAGGCCATGACGTGGACGTCGAGTCCGTAGGCCTGCGCGGCCTCGAGGAGGTTGTGCCTGGCGGTGCGGAGACTGACGGCATCGGGCTCGACGGCGATGATGGTGAGGTGGCGGGGACGGTCCGCGCGAGCACCGAGTCGCCGCAGCAGGTCCACGCCCTGGCGTCCGGTGCCGGGGCCGATGTCGAGGAGCACGGCCTCGTCGAGGCCGGCGAGGTGGTGACACAGCCACTCATTGGCGATGTGTCCCGCCATGGCCACGGTGGGCAGCGCTTCCGAGACACGCTCCGCCAGCGCCTGACGCGAGCGCGTCTCTCCATGCCCCGCGAGCCCCGAGAGGAAGGACGTGAGACGTTGAAGGTTCTGGCTCAAGACGACGGTCCCCCCGTGGCTCATCCGAGAATACGAAGACTGACGCATTTCCTGGCTGACCGGGTACTGTGCCCCTGGAAAAACCGAGACGAGACAGGATGTGGCCATGAAGGGGATGACCTGTTGGGGTATCTCCGCCGGCCTGCTGCTGGCATGTGCCTCCGCGCCGTCGCAACGAGCAGGCGTCCTTCGGGATGGCTATCCACGCGAGCCGGGAAGCTTCTGCGCGCTGAACCCTGAAGGGTGCCCTCCAGCAGCCGCCTCTCCCTGGCGCGAGTCCGAAAAGGATTCCGAATCTCCAGCGAACAAGCAGACCTGCCTGGCTGCCTGTGATGCTGAAGGAGAAGTGCTCGCGGCATTTTGCCGACGGCTCCGGAATCCCAGAAGGCAGGCCCTGTGCTGGGGAGCAGCAGAGGGCTCCAAGCGCGCATGCCATGGCATGTGTTACGCCATCTACGAATGCGGTGACTCTGACGATTGCCCTGCGGAGGATGAACCATGAAGGACTGGCGCCCGCGGCTCTCCTCCATCAAGGACCCCATCGCTGAAGACTACTGGCACTACATGACCGAGGACGGGACTCAGCGGACCTCCCAGATCATCATTGGCCGACCCGCTCTCGCACCGGATGGGAAGACCTGGTACTGCCCCCTGTTCTTCGAGCACGTCGCCCGAGGCATCAAGTACTCCTACGGCGTCGGGCCCGTGGATGCGCTGATGAACGCGATGTACTTCGTCCGCAGGCGCTTCTACGAGTTCGACGAAGTGACGCCTGGAGCGAAGCCTCCGCGGGCAAAGTCCCCTGCTGCCACCTCGAAAGGGCGTGTGAAGAAGCAGGCAGCGTCCTCCTCCGCCTCAAGACCTCGCGCGAAGAAGCGGGTGGCTTCGCGGAAACCCTCGCGTCAGCGGTCCTGACGAGCCCCATCCCACCCCGCCCCCCTTCCCATCCGCCCCCGCCGTGTACAAATCCGGGAACTGTCGGGTGGCAGGGGGCGCCATGAGGGCCGGCTGGCGCCCCCGTTTTTCCCGCTCCCGGGGCAGCCGTGCGTCCTCCGACTGTACGACGCCGTGCATTTCTCCAGGCCCGTGCCGTCTGTTCCCGTGAAAAGTCTCTCTGCTGCCCCCGAAGCAGTCCCACAGCGTCTGGGACGTGCGAGCGGACCGAGGCTGAGCTAAGCGTCTGCTTGCTCCCCGGGCCCCGCACCGAGCCATCCGCCCGTGGCCTGCTCGCTGGAGGAGGTACCAAGCGATGTCCAACACCGCCGTGCAGAAGAAGCGCCGCTGGCCCTACGTCCTGGGCGGCATCCTCGCGCTCCTCGTCATCATCGTCGCCGTCGCCCTCTGGCGGCTCGACGCCATCCTGCTCAAGACGGCCCGAGACCAGGCCGCCACGTACTCGCAGAAGCTCGGTCGCCCCATCGAGATTGGCGACATCTCCACCAAGCTCTTCCCCACCATCGGCGCGGAAGTGGAGAACGTCACCGTCGGCCCCGCCGAGGGAGAAGAGCTCCCCCTCGCGCAGCTGGCCTCGATTGACATCCGCGTCGCCGCCGGCCCCCTGCTGTCCTCCAGCGGCAAGGACATCCAGGTGAAGAACGCCGAGGTGTCCGGCCTCACCGTCAACGTCGTCCGCTTCCCCGACGGCACCACCAACATCCAGCGCCTCATGAAGCGCCTGGAGGAGCAGTCCCCCAAGGAAGAGGAGAAGCCCGAGGAGGAACAGCCCCCCACCGACCTCTCCGGCGTCCACGTCGAGCGCGCCGCC contains these protein-coding regions:
- a CDS encoding GRAS family protein codes for the protein MSQNLQRLTSFLSGLAGHGETRSRQALAERVSEALPTVAMAGHIANEWLCHHLAGLDEAVLLDIGPGTGRQGVDLLRRLGARADRPRHLTIIAVEPDAVSLRTARHNLLEAAQAYGLDVHVMAFHSLVEELDPSFWPLVAAMPGTLLVHSAFALHHVRGKAAGEEARDGVLRRLRMLEPKALVLTEPSLDVSTSDPELRFRQGWRYFGLTFQLMDRLSLPQEDRDAIRRFLVRELEAVIDDSDDSRSKRFEHVRGWWRRLARAGFSRDDVPSTLDLGTHPQMQPRRYPGYVGLDVGEETLVAVLCATPAARDAHSL
- a CDS encoding DUF885 domain-containing protein, coding for MSTASSSAAEAAYTRLAREYLDWYLEANPTRATSLGFHQHDARLPDVSAAALARKSKALQDWLTRLDALDRAALAGDSAVDVRVLEYAIRADLAELEEQRPWENNPGFYVGLIASSLSNLSSREFAPVAERMHSLRSRMAHIPAVLGAAKANLRGVPKLWARLSHRDARGIASYLRGDLPRAMEAQGFARVDASEREAFTAAREEAAQHLESFATWLEQEVLPRADGDFRLGRERFEKKLALEEHVTLSADQLRDINERSIREYKAWVAREAAKVDPKKTPEQVMAELVKDHPTADQLIPTARAQLVELQRFVRERNILTLPSDRLPTVRETPPYARLGFASMDTPGPFETKATEAFYNITPAESGWTPEQRAQHLTYFNRAGLLGISVHEAIPGHFVQLLYESKIPTDVRKVFSPTSVVEGWAHYTEQMMVDEGLGDGDPRIRLGQLRRALQRHARWYAALALHVYGEPLEAVAKRYAEIAYFEPFPALREVERGTSNPTYLYYAVGRMQILKLREDYRRHLEAQGQPFVLKDFHDRFLRLGLPVSLARGVLIPGDTAPSLE